In Papaver somniferum cultivar HN1 chromosome 9, ASM357369v1, whole genome shotgun sequence, the genomic stretch AACCTCCACTACTTACGAGAAAAGTAATGTGTATCCTAAATACTATAAATAGGCCACTCAGCCTATTAGAAAACAGAACAAGCCTACCATAACCAAAAAGCTCTGTTATTCTTCATAGTTTAATACCCAAATACATAATTTAATACCACTGCAATTTCTTCTCTCCTCGTGACCGAAGCAGGACGGAACGGATACTTTCGTGGTTTAGGCTTGTCCTGTTCGATTTTGGTTTTCGAACCTAAAGAGAAAGTACCACAACAGTGCATTAGTtttgcctaaaagtaatttttaggtactaacaTGTATGTCTGCAACTCTCAACATTTCTGCATAGTCTTGAATTCTCATTATCTCTGTAGTATTCATTTTTGTTTTGTATGGTTTGACTGTTCTCTGGAGTCTTACTTtgttatttcttgtatttctgcTGCTTGCATTTCCATATATTGAGTTAATCTGTCTAACTGTTTTAGCACGACGTATATCAGCCTGGTGCTTCCTGCAAGAGTATTTGTTTTAGTATGCGGCGATTCGGTCATGCATAGCTTTTTTGTGGTTATCCTTCTTTTTATTTGGCGCTGgtggctttttttttttgtgcgttCGTTGTCGTATCCTTTGTTTTCCTCCCTGCACGAGCGACAATGTGTTTTTTGTCAGTCCATCCAATATATATGTTACTTGTTGTATGTCTAGACTTCTGGTTTGCATGTTTAAAGTGTTTATCCAACTTCCACTCTTTTTACTGGTGATTCTTGTCGATTGATCTGATATGGAGGTTCTGATGGGTGTATGCCGCTAGTTGTCGATGTCTGCAtcatcttatatatatatagtggatttttaagagcatctccaatgtaaGGGGTCAAGGTCATCATGGGTAGGGGACTTATTAACACTCTTTCTTGTATGGATCATAAAtgacaaaaaataataaactaAGATAAACATTTCCCCCTAAACTTCATCTCCAATCCCCAAGATCTTATTTAagaaattttatttaaatttagagACAAAACGATGATATGTACTTAAGACCCAAGGTCACGAAGAAAGTCTAATCcagactttctcctttaccccaCTTAACCATGCCATCTTTCTTTATGACCTTGACCATTGCATTGGATATGAAAATTCAGTGAACAAGCTTAAATCCTAGGTATCATGTTATTTTAAGACCCTTtaccccttgcattggagatgctcttatggaATTTCTCAAATTTTGAAGATTTTTGCATGCCTTCTTGTTGGTGGTGTTACGACACCATACTGGTGGTGTTTTTTCTTGATGGTTGTTGTCCTTCTTGGCGTGTCTATTATTTAGTTCTTCGCCAAAAGATAATAAATCATATAGTGTTTTAGTGTTGTGTATGTGAGGTACATGAAACTTTGTGGTTAGCTTACACCTTCCTCGTTTTCACAGTACTGAAAGTTTGATATAACAATTCTCCCGTGGTTATTTCTTCGGATTAGATCTTCCAAGTTGGCTGCTTTCTCTCTGACAAAGGTTGTCCAAAGTATCTACCATTGAACAGAGAACTGGATTTAACTCAAATGAAAGTTAACAACTCAAATTCCATCTCAGACGATGATTATCACAAATAGATATTTGTGTCACAAATGAAAATATCGTGAATAAACTCCTACCTAATGACTTGGATCTCTGAAATGATCTCCATTCGATCTTTGTTTTAGTGAAATTTGTCATCCCCTTGTGTAAGAGATAAAATATAATTGCTAGCAATACGGGACAACACATCCAAGTATGACACTACTAAGTGCTAAGCTAAACACGAGTAAAGGAAGACATATAGCAATGAAACTTGGATTTGATTAAGAGAAAACCAACATGAGACCCTTTGCTTGAAGGCTAAGGACTTTTATTCATGTGGATCAAGAGAcacctccttttttttttttttttttttctgaatcatataatttttatttccaaagaatgaactgaaaaatacaaaagtttaaCAGCCAGAGCTTTTAAGTCTCAGCTGAGTAATAGCAAAATTAAAACTAAAGAATATCAATTAGGACCTATTACAGAGATACTAATTAACAAAATCTGAAATATATACCATCTTCCCTCTCCAGAACTCCAAGAAAAGTTGGTTTTGTATCATAGTATATCACCTCACCTCTTTCCAGCAGAGCTCCCTTTTTTGCCATTGTACCAACAGAGGAATTAATTTTTCTGTATGAATGCCTGAAGCTGATTGAAGTGATGCTTTGCACTATGTTCTTCCATCTGTTTACCACCATCCAGGGAATTTTGCCACTGTTAAAAGCCACTAACACTGCATTTGAATCCAGTCTGAAACATACATCTAACATCTTCTTACTCACAGCCCATTCACCTCCAACAATTAGTGCCATTACCTCAGCAAGATAATTGGTTGCTATGCCCAAACCACCTGATGCAGCACCAGCACAACTCCCATAATATGTTCTTTCCACAAAACCAAAACCATCCTTTCGTGGATTCCCTTTTGaggctccatcacaacaaataaACACTTGATGTCTTGCTGGTAAGGAAATTAATTCCTCTGCTGAGTATTGTATGTACATATGTTTTAGAATATTAATATTTATGAACTTGGACTTACTGCGCCTTACATATTATTTTCGAGCTTTAAAAAATATATGGAATATAGTATCCACATATCCGAAATATAGAAATCTACAGATAATAATATTTCATGCTGGAAATATGAACTGGAAATAAATGTTACGTGTTGTAGATATAAAATCTCACTATTGCATGCATGTTAGAAATATAAAAACATACATAAGATAACGACATATGCCCATTCATTCTAATgtgacaatttattttaattacaatatcTCTGATCGTCAATACGTTTATTAACCCAAATTATACACCAAAATATATTTAAACATCTAATATATGAAGTTCGATCAGTACTGATATGTACAAGGGTGCCTATACGAATGGCTCCAAGTTTTATAACCAACATTTCAAAATGGAAAATCTACAAAATAGCCTTATTATTTAGACCcgatttacaaaacaattatactGTTAAAGACTATTAACAAAACAGTCACACTTCCGTTAAGTATAGAGTTAACTGATGACTCACGGTTAAATATGTTAATGTAATTATCTATGTATCCTTCTTATTTATCTCTTCAtacataattttaaatttttcctTCATTATAGTAGTTTTGACGGTGGTGCTATTTGTAGGTGGTGGTGCCGCCGCTTACATATTGTTACATCACATTCAGGATCGTTAAATCGCATTCAGGATCATTACATCGCATTCATCCAAGGGTTCACCGCTACCCCTCTGGGGTTTAGCAAAAACtcttaagcttccaccaccaccactatggCGGCAACATCTTCACCACCTTAACCAATTAGTTAACGTGCcatgagttataaccccaaaagtgtcactatccatccataaaaaacccatcaaaacaaaagtaacgcaaaaatcccaaataacaaaaataacacaaaaattccccaaggtgtcactatccaccaCCAATCACCACCAACCAGTAACACCATTATTAATCAACGGTAACATGACAAAACAACATCACTGCCACCATCATACCATCACCAACCAACAACACCATCATCGccgccaccactaccattaccaaccgccaccaccatatccaccatcaatatataccagcaccaccatctccaccaacCAGCACCACCAATCACCATCAGCTTCATGACCATCATTGCCACCACTAACTACCACTACTAGCAACCAACACCACatccaccaacaaatactagcactaCCATCAACATacacatcaccaccaccaaccaacaccagCACTAACCATAAACAGTACCaccaaaaatttggtttcatcataaacttattGTTCCATCattaatctttggtttcatgataaaaaaaaataggcaaaaataagttgaaaccaaatagaatttgatgaaaacaattttgtttggggtttttgtattaatttttaaaaaaatgGGGTTTTTATATCAATCTTATTTAATACGGGGTTTTAATGGATATCAACATTTGAACGGAGTTTTCGTACTCCAAATTTGGTCACCTCGGTGTTTTTCTACTAGTTCTGATTAGTTAAATGAGGAGTGTATTTTGGGAAAGGGTATTTTAGGAAAAGTTAataccgttttattcaaaaatgttAAATCGGATGGGAGTACAATATGACCATTTTGTGAATGAATTACAAAATTGTGGCCATTCTGTAATTGGCCCTTTCAAAATTTACAAGTTTAGACAACCCGACCAACCACTTTTACACTTTTAcggccttgtttggtaaaatttatgattatctattcatgattatagataatcataaattcataaatgattttgatataatcattttaaaaataaatttttccaaacactttttttttcagataattgattatcttagaatgatGATCTCAAAAAGGAGAGGAAAGAACGATGATTTAGGATATTTTTTTAGTTctatgttgtttttttgtttctctcttgatagtttagagaaaataagaagaaaaaatttaaaattagttccttagaaaaaataattgattataataaattttcaaaacaattttttcctgtttatgaaaataatggattttttcaattatgattaaataaacaattattataatgattaccaaacgcatatagaatccattataatctgcataatggattataagttgataatccattaaaataatggttaccaaacagcccCTACAGGGATCATAATTTAAATTTTCAGGAGAGCTtagtaggggtgtcaacgggtccgggtcctcccgggtatcactatacccggacccggaccctattTATAAAGGTCGGATCCGGGTCCTAACGATTCTGGGTCCGGTTCCtacacttgtggacccagaaccggacccgtttaaatacccgggtacccgccgGTCctggg encodes the following:
- the LOC113312731 gene encoding uncharacterized protein LOC113312731 translates to MYIQYSAEELISLPARHQVFICCDGASKGNPRKDGFGFVERTYYGSCAGAASGGLGIATNYLAEVMALIVGGEWAVSKKMLDVCFRLDSNAVLVAFNSGKIPWMVVNRWKNIVQSITSISFRHSYRKINSSVGTMAKKGALLERGEVIYYDTKPTFLGVLEREDGIYFRFC